A region from the Pelobates fuscus isolate aPelFus1 chromosome 3, aPelFus1.pri, whole genome shotgun sequence genome encodes:
- the LOC134602073 gene encoding olfactory receptor 1J1-like, with protein MFPRYNQSTVSEFILLGFQLLHRSRIILFSALLVVYLVTLTGNLLIIILVSFTQCLHSPMYFFLSHLSFCDIMLTATIIPTFLHITLKNGSTMTVSQCIVQFNIFGVSSATESLLLTMMSYDRYVAVCKPLHYITIMNFQFCLSLVVLSWVLGFAITLIVTILISYLTFCNSHYIDHFFCDYAPLVQLSCSDVTVVQTVVFTFGIPGFVIEPMVIISTYVCIFLAIQRISSTIGRQKAFSTCSSHLAIVCMYYGTLTAIYAIPAGEHSSGMNKIVSLMYTIVTPLLNPIIYSLRNQEIKTAFIKLLEIKRC; from the coding sequence ATGTTTCCAAGATACAACCAATCAACTGTTTCAGAATTCATCCTCTTGGGATTCCAACTTCTCCACAGATCCAGAATAATTCTCTTCTCTGCGCTCCTTGTGGTCTACTTGGTGACTTTAACTGGAAACCTTCTGATAATAATCTTGGTTTCATTTACTCAATGTCTTCATTCTCCGATGTATTTCTTCCTCAGTCACTTGTCATTTTGTGATATCATGCTTACTGCAACGATTATCCCCACTTTCTTACATATTACCTTAAAAAATGGTAGCACCATGACAGTAAGTCAATGCATTGTTCAGTTCAATATCTTTGGTGTGTCGTCAGCTACTGAAAGTCTTCTGCTCACCATGATGTCCTACGATAGATATGTGGCTGTCTGTAAACCATTGCATTATATAACAATAATGAATTTTCAATTTTGTCTAAGTCTCGTGGTCTTGTCCTGGGTATTGGGTTTTGCTATTACATTGATTGTTACTATTTTAATAAGTTATTTAACTTTCTGTAATTCACATTATATTGACCATTTCTTCTGTGATTATGCTCCTCTCGTTCAGCTTTCATGTTCTGATGTTACAGTTGTACAGACGGTGGTATTTACAttcggtattccaggatttgtcATTGAACCTATGGTAATTATTTCTACATATGTCTGTATCTTTCTCGCTATACAGAGAATATCTTCCACTATTGGGAGACAGAAAGCCTTCTCCACATGCAGTTCCCACCTGGctattgtgtgcatgtattatgGGACTCTAACTGCTATCTATGCCATTCCAGCAGGAGAACATTCATCTGGAATGAATAAGATTGTGTCCCTTATGTACACCATTGTGACCCCTTTGCTGAATCCCATAATTTACAGTCTCAGAAACCAAGAAATCAAGACTGCCTTTATAAAGTTATTAGAAATAAAGAGATGTTAA
- the LOC134602075 gene encoding putative olfactory receptor 10J6, with product MAEKAQPTISANELALHCSALQRKANGSSMEKLMALMKAEKGNREHILLTEPYPNSNHLHERSRRLTLESVLSWHVQNQTRITEFLLLGFGKHQYFNVILFVLFLVLYIISLLGNVLVILLVVMNRSLHSPMYFFLSQMSMSELLFTSNIVPNMLHLVLAGGGNVSVSRCIIQFCVSGVAAIAQCFILAVMSFDRYIAICNPFRYTKIMTFKLQVHAVIGCWSLGCLLCLIVYLFLYELEFCDSNIIDHYYCDIAPVLKLSCSDTTAVEQLASLLSTPVVVFPFLVIIATYISILLTILKIPTISGRQKAFSTCSSHLSIVY from the exons ATGGCTGAAAAAGCTCAACCGACAATCTCAGCTAATGAGTTGGCTTTGCACTGCAGTGCTTTGCAAAGGAAAGCAAATGGAAGCTCTATGGAGAAGCTTATGGCTCTCATGAAAGCT GAGAAAGGAAATCGTGAGCACATCTTGCTGACAGAGCCATATCCTAATTCTAACCATCTGCATGAAAGGTCACGGAGGCTAACCCTAGAATCTGTACTA TCATGGCATGTCCAGAACCAAACACGAATCACAGAGTTCCTGCTGCTGGGATTTGGTAAACATCAATACTTTAATGTGAtcctttttgttctatttttggtTCTCTACATCATATCTTTACTGGGAAATGTTCTAGTTATTCTTTTGGTTGTGATGAATCGAAGTCTCCATTCTCCCATGTACTTTTTTCTCAGCCAGATGTCCATGTCAGAACTTTTATTCACCAGTAATATTGTTCCAAACATGCTGCATCTCGTTCTGGCCGGAGGAGGCAATGTGTCAGTTTCTAGATGCATTATCCAGTTTTGTGTCTCGGGTGTCGCTGCCATTGCCCAATGCTTCATTCTAGCTGTGATGTCCTTTGATCGATATATCGCAATTTGTAATCCTTTCCGCTACACAAAAATCATGACCTTTAAACTGCAGGTTCATGCTGTTATTGGTTGTTGGTCATTGGGATGTCTGCTTTGTCTTATTGTCTATCTTTTTCTCTATGAGTTAGAATTCTGTGATTCCAACATCATTGACCATTACTACTGTGACATTGCTCCAGTGTTAAAACTTTCCTGCTCAGATACCACAGCCGTGGAGCAGTTGGCATCTTTGCTTTCTACTCCAGTTGTTGTCTTCCCATTTCTTGTTATAATTGCTACGTACATTTCCATCCTTCTCACTATCCTGAAGATCCCAACCATCAGCGGGAGACAAAAAGCTTTCTCCACCTGCAGCTCCCACCTgagcattgtgt acTAG